The following coding sequences lie in one Lolium perenne isolate Kyuss_39 chromosome 2, Kyuss_2.0, whole genome shotgun sequence genomic window:
- the LOC127335257 gene encoding protein NBR1 homolog isoform X1, giving the protein MSRRNVTPSVRVFGMPVRDDVRDLVIKVKYGGTLKRFNASVNGSHFDHDLAALRSKIANAFKFSPSDEFVLTYTDDDGDTVMLDDDDDLRDAAISQKLNPLRIDVQLNSSSAGAKQQASDSRSSMSAMVEQLAQVKSAIDDALKFVPEQVPAALAKLSHELHSKAASSGPPSAQLLDRIAELIAPRSSVQPTSGLTDSSPGSSSDHLPHVRQMLINSPLSELATIDAQHTKALGLESVLAEEAKSQVGQASGYTSTENPSVLGISGGKLIFPRKKRTDAQSKGKSHAQVRGKSVVSSSVPPVPYMAHGVPTLGSAAEYERNMYTKINDDLRKMDCPVPNVESNGKISGEHSVFPPPRGLVYNSVPTVESIGKVNWEHSLFPPRRGPVYNSVPTVESNGKVNAEHSVFPPPRGSVYIPITNPSFTTPGWNGKKNGSFEARFTHPLAYDRNSLKFYDQNPLKFSTHPYGFNQDANSLGSCGFASSAYDSITQPTVHKWIECDGCGITPIVGPRYKSIVKDDYDLCINCFSLAGNEAEYTRIDKPMLVSERLRGIDKTLRLQLDCCFIKDLTVPDGTVMAPSTPFRKIWCMRNSGSTAWPSGTQLTWIGGDQFARQSSVKLGISEFGFPTGGEIDVCVDFVAPAKPGRYISYWRLTSPDLLKFGQQVWVLIQVEKPVQTSGKNDSAAINLSLAADDNSTTLKPFMVEQRIQTSGSKQTPTINLNLPAEGITTVWTDSASDSDTDDEDKTTFRDIYSALRSHQHKGSKAVGSVMPFAPAAVEPVQVPITDPDTSSTGAVVTPAGVPPPEAAALPNPISVPAPLPAATPVNSGEVPVSVPAAPSPDETFNDMEEKLLRELAEMGFRQADLNKEVLRQNEYDLQKSVDDLCGFHEWDPLLAELKELGFNDDTDVREVLGKDDEGSIIKRVAMNLLSREKDQ; this is encoded by the exons ATGTCTCGACGGAACGTGACTCCGTCGGTCCGCGTGTTCGGGATGCCTGTCCGCGACGACGTCCGCGATCTCGTCATCAAG GTCAAGTATGGTGGCACTCTCAAGCGGTTCAACGCATCTGTGAATGGTTCACACTTTGATCATGATCTCGCCGCCCTTCGGTCCAAGATTGCAAATGCTTTTAAGTTCAGTCCCAGTGATGAATTTGTTCTCACATATACTGATGATGACGGGGATACAGTCATgctggatgatgatgatgacttaCGTGACGCTGCTATTAGTCAGAAGCTGAACCCTCTCAGGATTGATGTTCAGTTGAACAGCAGCAGTGCAGGGGCCAAGCAGCAGGCCTCAGATTCCAGATCTTCGATGTCAGCTATGGTAGAGCAACTGGCTCAGGTGAAATCAGCTATTGATGATGCGTTGAAATTTGTACCAGAGCAAGTTCCTGCTGCCCTTGCAAAACTATCCCATGAGCTGCATTCTAAAGCTGCATCATCGGGACCACCATCGGCTCAGTTGCTGGATCGAATTGCTGAACTGATAGCACCCAGGAGCAGCGTGCAACCTACCAGTGGTCTTACGGACAGTTCACCTGGCTcctcaagtgatcatctaccgcatgtGAGGCAAATGCTAATTAATAGTCCTTTATCTGAACTTGCAACTATTGACGCGCAACACACTAAAGCACTTGGTCTTGAGAGCGTGCTAGCAGAGGAAGCCAAATCTCAAGTTGGGCAGGCATCAGGATATACTTCAACTGAGAATCCATCTGTTTTAGGTATTTCTGGTGGAAAATTGATCTTTCCTCGCAAAAAAAGAACTGATGCCCAAAGTAAGGGTAAATCTCATGCCCAGGTTAGGGGTAAATCTGTTGTATCTTCTTCGGTGCCACCTGTTCCTTACATGGCTCATGGTGTTCCTACTCTAGGTTCTGCTGCTGAATATGAACGGAACATGTATACGAAGATCAATGATGATTTGCGTAAAATGGACTGTCCAGTTCCGAATGTTGAATCCAATGGAAAGATCAGTGGGGAGCATTCAGTATTCCCTCCGCCTAGAGGCCTCGTGTACAATTCAGTTCCAACTGTTGAATCTATTGGAAAGGTCAATTGGGAGCATTCATTATTCCCTCCACGTAGAGGCCCCGTGTACAATTCAGTTCCGACTGTTGAATCTAATGGAAAGGTCAATGCGGAGCATTCAGTATTCCCACCGCCTAGAGGCTCTGTGTACATTCCAATTACAAACCCATCATTTACAACTCCTGGATGGAATGGAAAGAAGAATGGTAGTTTTGAGGCAAGATTCACTCATCCACTTGCCTATGACCGCAATTCATTGAAGTTCTATGACCAAAATCCATTGAAGTTCAGTACCCATCCATATGGGTTTAATCAAGACGCCAACTCACTTGGCTCATGCGGTTTTGCCAGCAGCGCTTATGATAGCATCACACAGCCCACAGTTCATAAATGGATAGAATGTGATGGCTGTGGGATCACACCTATTGTTGGCCCTCGCTACAAGTCCATTGT CAAAGACGACTATGATTTATGTATTAACTGCTTCTCTCTCGCTGGCAATGAGGCTGAATACACCAGAATAGACAAGCCAATGCTAGTAAGCGAAAGATTGAGAGGCATTGATAAG ACCTTGAGGCTCCAACTTGACTGCTGCTTCATCAAGGATCTCACTGTACCTGATGGAACAGTAATGGCGCCATCAACTCCATTTCGTAAGATTTGGTGCATGCGTAACAGTGGGTCTACTGCATGGCCTTCCGGGACCCAACTTACCTGGATTGGCGGGGATCAGTTTGCTCGCCAGAGCTCAGTCAAATTAGGG ATTTCAGAGTTCGGGTTTCCCACGGGTGGAGAAATCGATGTTTGTGTGGATTTTGTTGCGCCTGCAAAACCTGGCAGGTACATATCGTACTGGAGATTGACATCGCCGGATCTACTGAAGTTTGGTCAGCAAGTTtgggttcttattcag GTGGAAAAGCCTGTTCAAACCAGTGGTAAGAATGATAGTGCTGCAATAAACTTGAGCTTGGCTGCAGACGACAACTCTACAACATTGAAGCCTTTCATG GTGGAACAGCGTATACAGACCAGTGGCAGTAAGCAAACTCCAACCATAAACTTGAACTTGCCTGCAGAAGGCATCACCACAGTATGGACAGATTCTGCATCAGACTCTGACACTGACGATGAAGACAAAACCACTTTTAGAGATATTTATAGTGCACTTAGATCTCACCAACACAAAGGATCCAAAGCTGTTGGAAGTGTTATGCCCTTTGCACCTGCAGCAGTTGAACCGGTTCAAGTGCCCATCACTGATCCTGACACTTCATCTACTGGAGCTGTAGTGACGCCTGCTGGTGTGCCTCCACCTGAGGCCGCTGCACTGCCAAATCCTATCAGTGTGCCCGCACCTCTACCTGCTGCTACTCCTGTTAACTCAGGTGAAGTTCCTGTTAGCGTGCCTGCTGCACCTTCACCTGATGAAACCTTCAACGACATGGAGGAAAAGCTTTTGAGGGAGCTGGCAGAGATGGGCTTCAGGCAGGCTGATCTGAATAAGGAGGTACTTAGGCAGAACGAATATGACCTCCAGAAGTCCGTCGATGATCTGTGCGGCTTCCATGAGTGGGATCCACTCCTTGCGGAGCTGAAGGAACTG ggtttcAATGATGACACAGATGTGAGGGAGGTTCTCGGGAAGGACGACGAAGGAAGCATCATTAAGCGTGTGGCCATGAACCTTCTGTCCAGGGAGAAGGACCAGTGA
- the LOC127335257 gene encoding protein NBR1 homolog isoform X2 produces the protein MSRRNVTPSVRVFGMPVRDDVRDLVIKVKYGGTLKRFNASVNGSHFDHDLAALRSKIANAFKFSPSDEFVLTYTDDDGDTVMLDDDDDLRDAAISQKLNPLRIDVQLNSSSAGAKQQASDSRSSMSAMVEQLAQVKSAIDDALKFVPEQVPAALAKLSHELHSKAASSGPPSAQLLDRIAELIAPRSSVQPTSGLTDSSPGSSSDHLPHVRQMLINSPLSELATIDAQHTKALGLESVLAEEAKSQVGQASGYTSTENPSVLGISGGKLIFPRKKRTDAQSKGKSHAQVRGKSVVSSSVPPVPYMAHGVPTLGSAAEYERNMYTKINDDLRKMDCPVPNVESNGKISGEHSVFPPPRGLVYNSVPTVESIGKVNWEHSLFPPRRGPVYNSVPTVESNGKVNAEHSVFPPPRGSVYIPITNPSFTTPGWNGKKNGSFEARFTHPLAYDRNSLKFYDQNPLKFSTHPYGFNQDANSLGSCGFASSAYDSITQPTVHKWIECDGCGITPIVGPRYKSIVKDDYDLCINCFSLAGNEAEYTRIDKPMLVSERLRGIDKTLRLQLDCCFIKDLTVPDGTVMAPSTPFRKIWCMRNSGSTAWPSGTQLTWIGGDQFARQSSVKLGISEFGFPTGGEIDVCVDFVAPAKPGRYISYWRLTSPDLLKFGQQVWVLIQVEKPVQTSGKNDSAAINLSLAADDNSTTLKPFMVEQRIQTSGSKQTPTINLNLPAEGITTVWTDSASDSDTDDEDKTTFRDIYSALRSHQHKGSKAVGSVMPFAPAAVEPVQVPITDPDTSSTGAVVTPAGVPPPEAAALPNPISVPAPLPAATPVNSGEVPVSVPAAPSPDETFNDMEEKLLRELAEMGFRQADLNKEVLRQNEYDLQKSVDDLCGFHEWDPLLAELKELM, from the exons ATGTCTCGACGGAACGTGACTCCGTCGGTCCGCGTGTTCGGGATGCCTGTCCGCGACGACGTCCGCGATCTCGTCATCAAG GTCAAGTATGGTGGCACTCTCAAGCGGTTCAACGCATCTGTGAATGGTTCACACTTTGATCATGATCTCGCCGCCCTTCGGTCCAAGATTGCAAATGCTTTTAAGTTCAGTCCCAGTGATGAATTTGTTCTCACATATACTGATGATGACGGGGATACAGTCATgctggatgatgatgatgacttaCGTGACGCTGCTATTAGTCAGAAGCTGAACCCTCTCAGGATTGATGTTCAGTTGAACAGCAGCAGTGCAGGGGCCAAGCAGCAGGCCTCAGATTCCAGATCTTCGATGTCAGCTATGGTAGAGCAACTGGCTCAGGTGAAATCAGCTATTGATGATGCGTTGAAATTTGTACCAGAGCAAGTTCCTGCTGCCCTTGCAAAACTATCCCATGAGCTGCATTCTAAAGCTGCATCATCGGGACCACCATCGGCTCAGTTGCTGGATCGAATTGCTGAACTGATAGCACCCAGGAGCAGCGTGCAACCTACCAGTGGTCTTACGGACAGTTCACCTGGCTcctcaagtgatcatctaccgcatgtGAGGCAAATGCTAATTAATAGTCCTTTATCTGAACTTGCAACTATTGACGCGCAACACACTAAAGCACTTGGTCTTGAGAGCGTGCTAGCAGAGGAAGCCAAATCTCAAGTTGGGCAGGCATCAGGATATACTTCAACTGAGAATCCATCTGTTTTAGGTATTTCTGGTGGAAAATTGATCTTTCCTCGCAAAAAAAGAACTGATGCCCAAAGTAAGGGTAAATCTCATGCCCAGGTTAGGGGTAAATCTGTTGTATCTTCTTCGGTGCCACCTGTTCCTTACATGGCTCATGGTGTTCCTACTCTAGGTTCTGCTGCTGAATATGAACGGAACATGTATACGAAGATCAATGATGATTTGCGTAAAATGGACTGTCCAGTTCCGAATGTTGAATCCAATGGAAAGATCAGTGGGGAGCATTCAGTATTCCCTCCGCCTAGAGGCCTCGTGTACAATTCAGTTCCAACTGTTGAATCTATTGGAAAGGTCAATTGGGAGCATTCATTATTCCCTCCACGTAGAGGCCCCGTGTACAATTCAGTTCCGACTGTTGAATCTAATGGAAAGGTCAATGCGGAGCATTCAGTATTCCCACCGCCTAGAGGCTCTGTGTACATTCCAATTACAAACCCATCATTTACAACTCCTGGATGGAATGGAAAGAAGAATGGTAGTTTTGAGGCAAGATTCACTCATCCACTTGCCTATGACCGCAATTCATTGAAGTTCTATGACCAAAATCCATTGAAGTTCAGTACCCATCCATATGGGTTTAATCAAGACGCCAACTCACTTGGCTCATGCGGTTTTGCCAGCAGCGCTTATGATAGCATCACACAGCCCACAGTTCATAAATGGATAGAATGTGATGGCTGTGGGATCACACCTATTGTTGGCCCTCGCTACAAGTCCATTGT CAAAGACGACTATGATTTATGTATTAACTGCTTCTCTCTCGCTGGCAATGAGGCTGAATACACCAGAATAGACAAGCCAATGCTAGTAAGCGAAAGATTGAGAGGCATTGATAAG ACCTTGAGGCTCCAACTTGACTGCTGCTTCATCAAGGATCTCACTGTACCTGATGGAACAGTAATGGCGCCATCAACTCCATTTCGTAAGATTTGGTGCATGCGTAACAGTGGGTCTACTGCATGGCCTTCCGGGACCCAACTTACCTGGATTGGCGGGGATCAGTTTGCTCGCCAGAGCTCAGTCAAATTAGGG ATTTCAGAGTTCGGGTTTCCCACGGGTGGAGAAATCGATGTTTGTGTGGATTTTGTTGCGCCTGCAAAACCTGGCAGGTACATATCGTACTGGAGATTGACATCGCCGGATCTACTGAAGTTTGGTCAGCAAGTTtgggttcttattcag GTGGAAAAGCCTGTTCAAACCAGTGGTAAGAATGATAGTGCTGCAATAAACTTGAGCTTGGCTGCAGACGACAACTCTACAACATTGAAGCCTTTCATG GTGGAACAGCGTATACAGACCAGTGGCAGTAAGCAAACTCCAACCATAAACTTGAACTTGCCTGCAGAAGGCATCACCACAGTATGGACAGATTCTGCATCAGACTCTGACACTGACGATGAAGACAAAACCACTTTTAGAGATATTTATAGTGCACTTAGATCTCACCAACACAAAGGATCCAAAGCTGTTGGAAGTGTTATGCCCTTTGCACCTGCAGCAGTTGAACCGGTTCAAGTGCCCATCACTGATCCTGACACTTCATCTACTGGAGCTGTAGTGACGCCTGCTGGTGTGCCTCCACCTGAGGCCGCTGCACTGCCAAATCCTATCAGTGTGCCCGCACCTCTACCTGCTGCTACTCCTGTTAACTCAGGTGAAGTTCCTGTTAGCGTGCCTGCTGCACCTTCACCTGATGAAACCTTCAACGACATGGAGGAAAAGCTTTTGAGGGAGCTGGCAGAGATGGGCTTCAGGCAGGCTGATCTGAATAAGGAGGTACTTAGGCAGAACGAATATGACCTCCAGAAGTCCGTCGATGATCTGTGCGGCTTCCATGAGTGGGATCCACTCCTTGCGGAGCTGAAGGAACTG ATGTGA
- the LOC139835291 gene encoding uncharacterized protein — protein sequence MGARSETDGSDPDMEKQQPLLLPAAADQETPSACCKAKGCSCASPTAARTLALVVLATGALFAAQLVAREEYLLLAVSASQLLSFVVLTSLLALCALPDEEEKDGAPRRLLAWARAAGGQVLLWSFAMALMVSMALWVAGTTPVVVGAALFGLALAVVFACYAELVQSLWPDE from the coding sequence ATGGGAGCCAGATCAGAGACAGACGGGTCGGATCCCGACATGGAGAAGCAGCAGCCGCTGCTGCTCCCCGCGGCAGCGGATCAGGAGACGCCTTCGGCCTGCTGCAAGGCCAAGGGGTGCTCCTGCGCGTCGCCGACGGCGGCGCGGACGCTCGCGCTGGTCGTCCTCGCCACCGGCGCCCTGTTCGCGGCGCAGCTGGTGGCGCGGGAGGAGTACCTGCTCCTGGCCGTGTCCGCGTCGCAGCTGCTGAGCTTCGTCGTGCTCACGTCGCTGCTGGCGCTGTGCGCGCTCCCGGACGAGGAGGAGAAGGATGGCGCACCACGGCGGCTGCTCGCGTGGGCGCGCGCCGCGGGCGGGCAGGTGCTGCTGTGGTCGTTCGCCATGGCgctcatggtgagcatggcgctgTGGGTGGCCGGGACCACGCCGGTGGTCGTCGGGGCGGCGCTGTTCGGTCTGGCACTGGCCGTCGTCTTCGCGTGCTACGCCGAGCTCGTGCAGTCCCTGTGGCCTGACGAGTGA